The Scomber scombrus chromosome 5, fScoSco1.1, whole genome shotgun sequence genome window below encodes:
- the ppm1na gene encoding protein phosphatase, Mg2+/Mn2+ dependent, 1Na (putative) isoform X2 — MRTARRASNVEVPSFLRQLVKETEKMVTFFFKGGPRERTPEEEENLDDDDSMPSPYLERPVLEKHVSEGGSQLGMNYAVASMQGWRTQMEDAHTCMPRLSGELSDWGYFAVFDGHAGTTVAQYCSRNLLDRILATGGIKASEDPEQVKEGIREGFLDIDSHMHKLAREDSWDRSGSTAAAVLISPRYIYFINCGDSRTLLCHNGKVAFYTEDHKPFNPREKERIQNAGGSVTLQRVNGSLAVSRALGDFDFKEVDWRPQTEQLVSPEPEVYELERTPEDEFLILACDGVWDAIGNEELCAFVRSRLQVCDDLREICTQVIDLCLYKGSLDNISIIIVCFPGAPQVSQEALQQEAELEQQIDMKVGEIIQMMRSRDEDPDLLYVIKFLAAEEMPGLPPGGGITSKRDCIIAAYQKHVMTLRTQEPMDIEGSEEDSN, encoded by the exons ATGAGGACGGCCAGACGGGCAAGCAATGTGGAGGTACCCTCATTCCTCCGCCAGCTGgtcaaagagacagagaagatgGTCACCTTCTTCTTCAAAGGGGGGCCCAGGGAAAGAACacctgaggaggaggaaaattTGGATGATGATGACTCGATGCCAAGCCCGTATCTGGAGCGTCCCGTATTAGAGAAGCATGTGTCAGAGGGGGGTTCTCAGTTAGGGATGAACTATGCTGTGGCAAGCATGCAGGGCTGGAGGACTCAGATGGAGGATGCCCACACCTGCATGCCTCGGCTGAGCGGAGAGCTGTCAGATTGGGGATACTTTGCTGTGTTTGACGGACATGCAGGCACCACAGTTGCACAGTACTGCTCCAGAAATCTGCTCGATCGCATCCTGGCTACAG GTGGGATTAAAGCAAGCGAGGACCCTGAGCAGGTGAAGGAGGGGATCCGTGAGGGCTTCCTGGACATTGATAGTCACATGCACAAACTTGCTCGTGAGGACAGCTGGGACCGTAGTGgctccactgcagcagcagtgttgatTTCCCCTCGTTACATTTACTTTATCAACTGTGGTGACTCCCGCACCCTGCTCTGCCATAACGGCAAAGTGGCCTTTTACACCGAGGACCACAAGCCATTCAACCCCAGAGAGAAAGAGCGTATCCAGAACGCTGGAGGCTCAGTGACCCTGCAGAGAGTGAACGGGTCGCTGGCTGTCTCCAGAGCACTGGGAGACTTTGACTTCAAGGAGGTGGACTGGAGGCCACAGACTGAGCAGTTAGTGTCACCGGAGCCAGAAGTGTACGAGCTGGAGAGGACGCCTGAAGACGAGTTCCTAATTCTAGCATGTGATGGTGTTTGGGACGCCATTGGTAATGAGGAACTCTGCGCCTTCGTGCGCAGCCGTCTGCAGGTGTGCGATGACCTGAGAGAGATTTGTACCCAAGTCATTGACCTCTGTCTCTACAAG GGCAGCTTGGAcaacatcagcatcatcattGTCTGCTTCCCTGGCGCCCCCCAGGTGTCACAAGAGGCACTGCAGCAGGAGGCAGAGCTGGAGCAGCAGATAGATATGAAAGTGGGAG AAATTATCCAGATGATGAGGTCCAGAGATGAAGACCCTGATCTTTTGTATGTGATCAAATTCCTGGCTGCAGAAGAAATGCCTGGACTTCCACCAGGAGGAGGCATAACCAGCAA GCGCGACTGTATCATCGCTGCGTATCAGAAACATGTTATGACTCTCAGGACTCAAGAGCCTATG
- the ppm1na gene encoding protein phosphatase, Mg2+/Mn2+ dependent, 1Na (putative) isoform X1, giving the protein MRTARRASNVEVPSFLRQLVKETEKMVTFFFKGGPRERTPEEEENLDDDDSMPSPYLERPVLEKHVSEGGSQLGMNYAVASMQGWRTQMEDAHTCMPRLSGELSDWGYFAVFDGHAGTTVAQYCSRNLLDRILATGGIKASEDPEQVKEGIREGFLDIDSHMHKLAREDSWDRSGSTAAAVLISPRYIYFINCGDSRTLLCHNGKVAFYTEDHKPFNPREKERIQNAGGSVTLQRVNGSLAVSRALGDFDFKEVDWRPQTEQLVSPEPEVYELERTPEDEFLILACDGVWDAIGNEELCAFVRSRLQVCDDLREICTQVIDLCLYKGSLDNISIIIVCFPGAPQVSQEALQQEAELEQQIDMKVGEIIQMMRSRDEDPDLLYVIKFLAAEEMPGLPPGGGITSKTSKDQRRTQTKAVPMETESSPASPSP; this is encoded by the exons ATGAGGACGGCCAGACGGGCAAGCAATGTGGAGGTACCCTCATTCCTCCGCCAGCTGgtcaaagagacagagaagatgGTCACCTTCTTCTTCAAAGGGGGGCCCAGGGAAAGAACacctgaggaggaggaaaattTGGATGATGATGACTCGATGCCAAGCCCGTATCTGGAGCGTCCCGTATTAGAGAAGCATGTGTCAGAGGGGGGTTCTCAGTTAGGGATGAACTATGCTGTGGCAAGCATGCAGGGCTGGAGGACTCAGATGGAGGATGCCCACACCTGCATGCCTCGGCTGAGCGGAGAGCTGTCAGATTGGGGATACTTTGCTGTGTTTGACGGACATGCAGGCACCACAGTTGCACAGTACTGCTCCAGAAATCTGCTCGATCGCATCCTGGCTACAG GTGGGATTAAAGCAAGCGAGGACCCTGAGCAGGTGAAGGAGGGGATCCGTGAGGGCTTCCTGGACATTGATAGTCACATGCACAAACTTGCTCGTGAGGACAGCTGGGACCGTAGTGgctccactgcagcagcagtgttgatTTCCCCTCGTTACATTTACTTTATCAACTGTGGTGACTCCCGCACCCTGCTCTGCCATAACGGCAAAGTGGCCTTTTACACCGAGGACCACAAGCCATTCAACCCCAGAGAGAAAGAGCGTATCCAGAACGCTGGAGGCTCAGTGACCCTGCAGAGAGTGAACGGGTCGCTGGCTGTCTCCAGAGCACTGGGAGACTTTGACTTCAAGGAGGTGGACTGGAGGCCACAGACTGAGCAGTTAGTGTCACCGGAGCCAGAAGTGTACGAGCTGGAGAGGACGCCTGAAGACGAGTTCCTAATTCTAGCATGTGATGGTGTTTGGGACGCCATTGGTAATGAGGAACTCTGCGCCTTCGTGCGCAGCCGTCTGCAGGTGTGCGATGACCTGAGAGAGATTTGTACCCAAGTCATTGACCTCTGTCTCTACAAG GGCAGCTTGGAcaacatcagcatcatcattGTCTGCTTCCCTGGCGCCCCCCAGGTGTCACAAGAGGCACTGCAGCAGGAGGCAGAGCTGGAGCAGCAGATAGATATGAAAGTGGGAG AAATTATCCAGATGATGAGGTCCAGAGATGAAGACCCTGATCTTTTGTATGTGATCAAATTCCTGGCTGCAGAAGAAATGCCTGGACTTCCACCAGGAGGAGGCATAACCAGCAA